The following coding sequences lie in one Variovorax terrae genomic window:
- a CDS encoding helix-turn-helix domain-containing protein: protein MMDLSSTPSRTPRAAAQPFGEHLRHWRQHRRLSQLALADEADISTRHLSFMETGRSVPSREMVLRLTERLDIPLRERNTLLVAAGYAPMYRERPLDDPALASARQAVELILKSHEPFPALALDRHWNVVAGNAALPYLLAGADPELLKPPVNVLRLSLHPRGLVGKIANLAQWRNHLFERLRQQIAATADPVLADLLEELRSYPLPEGADELHLQGEHLGVAMPFLFRTEHGVLSFISTTTIFGTPVDVTLQELMLETFFPGDAFTGEVLRRLLSPA, encoded by the coding sequence ACCTTTCTTCCACCCCCTCGCGCACGCCGCGCGCCGCGGCGCAGCCCTTCGGCGAGCACCTGCGCCACTGGCGCCAGCACCGCCGCCTGAGCCAGCTGGCGCTGGCCGACGAGGCCGACATCTCGACGCGGCACCTGAGCTTCATGGAAACCGGCCGCTCCGTGCCCAGCCGCGAGATGGTGCTGCGCCTGACCGAGCGGCTGGACATCCCGCTGCGCGAGCGCAACACCCTGCTGGTGGCGGCCGGCTATGCGCCCATGTACCGCGAGCGGCCGCTGGACGACCCGGCGCTGGCCTCGGCCCGCCAGGCCGTGGAGCTGATCCTCAAGAGCCACGAACCCTTTCCGGCGCTGGCGCTGGACCGGCACTGGAACGTGGTGGCCGGCAATGCCGCCCTGCCCTACCTGCTGGCCGGCGCCGACCCCGAACTGCTGAAGCCGCCCGTGAACGTGCTGCGGCTGAGCCTGCATCCGCGCGGCCTGGTCGGGAAGATCGCCAACCTGGCTCAGTGGCGCAACCACCTGTTCGAGCGCCTGCGCCAGCAGATCGCCGCCACCGCCGACCCGGTGCTGGCCGATCTGCTGGAAGAGCTGCGCAGCTATCCCCTGCCCGAGGGCGCGGACGAGCTGCACCTGCAGGGCGAGCACCTGGGCGTGGCCATGCCCTTCCTGTTTCGCACCGAGCATGGCGTGCTGAGCTTCATCAGCACCACCACGATCTTCGGCACGCCGGTGGACGTGACGCTGCAGGAGCTGATGCTGGAGACCTTCTTCCCCGGCGACGCCTTCACCGGCGAGGTGCTGCGCCGGCTGCTGTCGCCCGCGTGA